A window from Mus pahari unplaced genomic scaffold, PAHARI_EIJ_v1.1 scaffold_10020_1, whole genome shotgun sequence encodes these proteins:
- the LOC110314765 gene encoding eosinophil cationic protein 1-like, translated as MLKTLSHHFHPHSLLYIYGAKWSSPMIPDFQDNHHSVPRELQRRLGNMGSKLLESRLCLLLMLELVLMLASCQGQTPCERFSTQYLTNRASLRCNVEMLPINTHRRTCKNKHTFLHTSLANAVDVCGNPSGLCSDMNSLNCHNSSSQVPITVCELISWERHYTQCRYRTTGSVEYYTVACNPRTPEDSPIYPVVPVHLDKTF; from the exons ATGTTGAAGACTCTGAGCCACCACTTCCACCCACACAGCCTGCTGTATATCTATGGGGCCAAGTGGAGCTCACCCATGATCCctgatttccaggacaaccacCACTCAGTTCCACGGGAGCTACAACGCAGACTGG GAAACATGGGTTCGAAGCTGCTTGAGTCCCGACTTTGTCTCCTGTTGATGCTGGAACTTGTCCTAATGCTTGCCTCATGCCAGGGACAAACCCCTTGCGAGCGGTTTTCCACACAGTATCTCACTAATAGAGCCAGCCTCCGATGTAATGTTGAAATGCTGCCTATTAACACGCATAGAAGAACATGTAAGAACAAACATACTTTTCTTCATACAAGTCTTGCTAATGCTGTTGATGTGTGTGGCAATCCAAGTGGCTTGTGCAGTGACATGAATAGTCTAAACTGTCATAATAGTTCATCTCAGGTACCTATAACTGTCTGTGAGCTCATAAGTTGGGAAAGACATTATACCCAATGCAGATACCGAACAACAGGATCAGTGGAGTACTACACAgttgcctgtaaccccagaactccagAGGACAGTCCCATTTATCCAGTGGTTCCAGTTCACTTGGATAAAACATTTTAG